The Flavobacteriales bacterium DNA window TCCGATCTATGATGTGCAAGGCCCAGATGTGTTCACCGTGTCCGTTATCGGATCGAATGGATGTATCGGACTGGATGAGGTCGAGATGACCATCAATCCCAATCTGGAGGTATTCTCTGGATTCACACCGGATAACGGAGATGGGGTCAACGATGAATGGCTTATCGGAAATAGGGAATTATTCCCTGCCATGGTGGTATCCGTGTATAATAGATGGGGGGATCAGTTATTCATCTCAGAAGAAGGTTATCCCACACCTTGGAATGGTACCTACGAGAATAAGCCGCTCCCTGTGGGGACATACTATTACATCATAGAACTGAACGACCCCAAATTTCCGGACCCTATCACAGGGCCCCTAACCATTTTCAGATGATGAGTAGACTATTGACCATATCGTTCCTGTTGATGCTACTCGGTGCAGAAGCACAACAGATCCAGCAGTATTCTCAATTCTTCATGAATGACTATGCGCTCAATCCGGGTATAGCTGGACTTCGTGAGAATATCGAAGTACGGTCCAATAACCGCTACCAATGGGAGGGGATTACCGATGCACCGCGTACCTACACGTTGAGTATAAACGTACCGGTAGCCGATGAAGGACTGGGATTCGGGGCCTATTTATTCACTGACATAGTAGGACCTACCCGTAGGATCGGGTTCCAAGCCGGGGGTTCTTACCACCTGCCACTCAATGACAAGATGAAACTGGGTATCGGATTCTCTGTAGGGGTCTTGGAATATTCGGTTGATGGTGAGAAGATCGAGTTGGCCGATAATGGCGATGGAGCCTTGATGAACCTCCTTGGGACCACACGGGTGGTCGATGCAAAAGCCGGAGTGATATTGAATGCCGAGGATTTCTATGTGGGATTCAGTGTTCCGCAGATAGCACAGAACAATCTGGATATCTATGCCAGCAGCGTGGCGGGCAGCAGCACACTGGTCACCCATTACTTCTTGATGGGAGGGTATCGCTATGAGATCAATGAGGACTATACCATAGAGCCCAATGTCCTTGCTAAATATGTGAGCCCAGCTCCAATCAAATTGGACATCTCCCTGCGGGGAATCTGGAAGGATAAGGTCTGGTTAGGAGGCGGATACCGGAACGGAGATGCCTTTGTAGCCATGGTCGGAGTCAGACTCAATGACCAGATCCTGATCGGGTATTCACATGATTTCACTACATCCGATATTCAGAACTACTCTTCCGGCACCCACGAGATCATGCTCGGACTGGACATTCCCAAGCCTGAATAGACCAAAATTCCTCTGCGGATCGTTCTCAGTGCTAACAGTGCATTGGGGAATACTGGACCATAGTCGATGATTCGGCCTTGAGCCACAGGGTATATTCCTTGATTGATTCCATCACATTGAGGAGACTTAAACGTATAGTTGGTGTTTTGCTGCTGCTCTCGGTCATAATGTTCGGGGCGCTCATCGGACTATCTTATGTCTTTGAAGATGAGATCTCAGCGAAGCTTCGCAGCAGTATCAACTCTATGGTGGATACGGAGATCCAAGTACAGGATTTGGAACTTTCCCTGATAAGCGACTTTCCAAATGCTGCCGTGCGCTTCACCGAGGTGGTCATCATGGACCCCATACGCCCGGATACACATCTCTTGAAAGCAGAGACTATATCTCTTCAATTCGACCTATGGGAACTGGCCACCGGATCTTACAGTATAGATGCGATCGGGGTGGAGAATGGAGAACTCCACATGTTCACTACAGAGACGGGTGAGGTCAATTACATCTTCTGGACCGCTTCGGAGTCAGAGGACGAAGTGCAATTCCAGATCGAGAACATCGACTTGAAGGACTTGAAGTACTCCTTCATCGATCGGCAATCCGAGCTGTCGATCACAAGTGATATCGAGGATGCTGCCTTGAGTCTCCATACAGGATCAGAGAGCTATTCCATATCGGGAGAGATCGATGGCCGTCACACTTCCCTTTTGATTCAAGAGTCATCCTATCTGGCTTCCAACGATATCCGATTAGAGGCCGATTTGACCGTGTCATCCGATGGTTCTCAGATTCACTTCGAATCCAGTTCGATCGGACTTGGTGAGAATGAGGTAGAGTTGCATGGTCAAATGCATCGTGAAGAGCAATGGCATCTGGACCTGAGGTCACAGTCTAGGGTGCAGGTAGAAGACCTTCTGTCACAACTTCCCGAAGACATTACTGGCTCCTTGAAAGGCTATG harbors:
- a CDS encoding type IX secretion system membrane protein PorP/SprF, which produces MMSRLLTISFLLMLLGAEAQQIQQYSQFFMNDYALNPGIAGLRENIEVRSNNRYQWEGITDAPRTYTLSINVPVADEGLGFGAYLFTDIVGPTRRIGFQAGGSYHLPLNDKMKLGIGFSVGVLEYSVDGEKIELADNGDGALMNLLGTTRVVDAKAGVILNAEDFYVGFSVPQIAQNNLDIYASSVAGSSTLVTHYFLMGGYRYEINEDYTIEPNVLAKYVSPAPIKLDISLRGIWKDKVWLGGGYRNGDAFVAMVGVRLNDQILIGYSHDFTTSDIQNYSSGTHEIMLGLDIPKPE
- a CDS encoding gliding motility-associated C-terminal domain-containing protein; its protein translation is PIYDVQGPDVFTVSVIGSNGCIGLDEVEMTINPNLEVFSGFTPDNGDGVNDEWLIGNRELFPAMVVSVYNRWGDQLFISEEGYPTPWNGTYENKPLPVGTYYYIIELNDPKFPDPITGPLTIFR